Sequence from the Vanacampus margaritifer isolate UIUO_Vmar chromosome 18, RoL_Vmar_1.0, whole genome shotgun sequence genome:
ACGCATTGGGGAAAAGATCCCTGAAGACCCCATAGTGGTCTGCCAGTCTTCTTATATGAAATGGACCAATGCTCTTCTCCCACACTTCCTGCACTCGATCCAATGATATCTTAACTGGGGTAGAAACAGGCAAAATGAAACCCATCATCAATTAACTTCCACACCGTTAATCCCCACTAAGGTTCGAAGTGGGTGAATGGTTGCCCGCCAATCGCAGTTCACATTCCGACAAACATCCACATTCGCGCATCTTGATTGAACCGACATGTGCGTAAACGACAGGCCCTCTCCAGTTCGACGTTCTTCTTGTTGTCCTTCATCATCTGCCTCCTCTCCCTCACTTGATTGGTTCTAGAAGGTCGATTActaggcagtccaatgtttacTAGCTCAGCACCTGTGAAAACACACAGCTGTCTAAGTCTTTGTCTAAATCATTATCCTGATCAATTATCCCCATAATATTCTTGATTATTTCTCACCATGTTCAGGATCCTCTTTCTCCATATATTCCTGGTAGGTCTTCCACCAGACctgctttttcttctcctcttcAGCCTTTCGGAAGTAACGGTTGTAGCTGCGATATTTCTCGATTGTGGCAATGTTTTCAACATCAATGTCTTCATTCGGCATCGGGCCCAAAGGAGGACGCCGGAGACAGAGGAATGCTGTTATGtggaaacacacaaatactgtaGTTAGTACTATACTGTAAGTCTTTAAAGGGTAAATATTAATTTGTTCTTTTAACTGTTGATTTGAACACTGTATTATAGATTTATGTAGGTTACATTAAGCATTGTAATTCACCTTGCTTTCCAGTACAATCATAAAAATAGCACTATTTAATCAAGCAATTTTTTGGTGCTAAAACCAGAGGtgattcttgtcaaaagacaAGCCAACCTGGCAGCTGCTAGGGGCCCCCGAGTTTgggcgccacctagtggcaggACACGGTAACAACATTTGCAAAAGCAAAGGTCCATGAGCATCTTTGGCAGGGCGTTGGTGGGTGGTCATAATGTGGTTtaagatttgtatttttaagtgATGCTGCAATTGGGTTGTATTTTGCATTGTGACAACTTTCTTAGTATTTTTGTTACTatgaagaagtttttttttttttttttgcacaggacAATTTCCGAATGTTAAAAGATTctaatttgaagattttaatttttactcATCATTCGTATGTTTTAAGCTGATTGAAACTTTAATTGCCTTGGATTTTCTGCAATGTGCTAACTTACTGAAGTGCAAGCTTAGTGCTTGCCAGCACTGAATTTAGGGGTGCGTTAatgtgaaactgaaaaaaaaagttcacaattattttgtttgtttgtttgtattgttaAAATGATGACTGGTTAGAGTAGTGTTCCTAGTTAATTTCTGCTTGGGACCCCCCTGACACTTGAATTGCCTATTATTAAAATCCATAGCAGGTGGTAACAAAGCTAATTATTGTTTTCCATGACAATTATATGACATTTCGTTTTAACATCATAGCACCAACTACTGTATACGTTTAATTGTGGCGATTACATTTCGCGAGTGATTTTACGAAAATGCGTTTTTACAACACAAGACGAGACGGTGTGTCCACTGTCTGCACCATGACCCCATGCAGCTCGGacacaataaaaaacacaaacacacacaaaccaagAATCCTATAAACAAATCCCATATTAACTAAATATTATTTGTACCTGTTGTGATAAACGTCTTCGCATTGTTGACCcttaaatcaaaataattctTGAGCACACCAGAAGACACTGTGCGCAGCGCCAtcttggatgaaacaaaaaccTACGGTGGCCGACGAAACAAAagttcatgtttgttttataaacacTGCAATGTACGGATCACATTTGTACGACGCATTATTACAttctattactactactattactgctACTAATATgtctttatttaattaattgcagTGTGTCCTAAATAGTGAACAGGATTTAAGAGTTAGCTGTACGGCTTGTAATTTTCCTGATAGCACCTGAAGGTATCATCATGTCGTCACTAGGAAATGGTCAGCTGACGCTGTCATCTGTCTTGATGCGATGTGAATTTTGCGAGAGGTGGTAATGATTTATatcgttgtttttttgtcaaaccCATTGGGAATAAATTGTAATATCTATTTTACTATGTTTCGGTTTGGGTGTTTTGTTCTGAAACGCTCCGGCTAATGCTAGCGTTAGCTTCTGTTTGCTAACTGCGCTTGTCTCGTTCTGAACTGCTTTGTTGTCGACCCATCAGAGAACTGCATGAGCGATTTAGAAAGTGCGATCGGGTATTTATGcagattttaattattattttttaattgatagaTTCCTACTACATGCACTACAGGTAAGGTATCAGCGCTAGCATCCACGACCAACCTCTTGTTTGTTATAGTCACATATTCATCATTGTTGTTGTTCCAGAGATGGATTCTCAGAGCTCAAACCTGATCTGTGCCATATGTCTCGAGCGATTTCATATTCCGGTCACCATCCAATGTGGCCACTCGTTCTGTGAGAAGTGCATCACTACCCATTGGGACACGAAAAGCATGTCTAACATTGGACCAGACTGTCCCATCTGCAATCAGAAGTTTGTCACCAGGCCCACCGTCAAGCGTAATGTGTCCTTGTCGCTCCTGACTGAAGCTGCAAACAGCAACACCGGGCCATCCTGCAAAGACTGCGGGAAGGAGGAAGGTGGATCCTTGCTTTGTGAGCAACATCATAAGCCTTTAGTTTATTACTGCAAGCAGGATAGAATGTCAGTGTGCTGCGAGTGTGCCCTCAGGGAATGCAAGAACCATGAGAAGGACTTGTTGGAGACGGAGAAGAAAAACCAAAAGGTacacaaaacagacaaaatatttactgtatgtaatgtaacattttcaaatattcGAACTTatcttggtttgttttgtgtgtgtgtgtgtttttttaacgtAGCGATTACTAGAGAAGAAGAATGAGGAGGTGATGAAACTGATTGACGAAACCAAGCAAAGTATTAACAACCTAACTGAAAATATCAACCAAGCTAAGGTAATGCTTTACTTTCATCGCCAGTTACTTCGCAGCAGCCTCCCtacattgtattatttatttttttatattcaggAGACGATGCAGCAGACATCCAATCGGGTCACAGCCAAGTTTTCCACCATGATTAAAATACTAAGCGAGAGGCAGGAGGCCACCGAGCGCTTCATGGAACAGCAGAAAGAGGCGGCCATCTCCGAGGCGACGGCGCGTCTCTCTGACCTGGAGGAGAGCGTCCAGGAGCTGAGAGCGAGCCAGGTGAAGATAGCGGCGCTCCACAACTTCTCCGATACAGAGCTCATCAAGGTTTGGAACCACTTATTTTTACACTCACAATTGGCTCGATGGAATgttgttttactgcatttttttatgtctattgTTCGTTCCAGGCAGGACGCTATTATGATTCAAATGTGTCACCACGCGGTCACCTGTTTGCCCGTaattgacatatatatatatatatatatatatatatatatatatatatatatatatatatatcctgtgGATCTATATAAAAATTAGTAGATTATATTATaatgatataatataatattattaataaaaatatgtttaactattttttagataaaatattctttaaatgaattaattatcaaatacaataatactaatactaattgaatattcaaaaaaatgtcaaaagtcaaacattttacgCTGCCAGAAAAAGCGAAGCAAAGGGtggatgaaaaagttttaaaatgtccaaattgtgactaaaatatcccaaaaggaagaggaaaagcagaaatttaACATATTCCATGAAATTGGCATTAATGTcagataatttatttattttattttattttttaaagacagaAAAGTAAATGTTTAAAAGGTAACCattaatgtccaaaaacaaaagaagagaggcagaaaattaccataaaatgtatttgggaTTGctaaaaaattttgaaaattgatttaggaaaaaaaaatgcaaaaaagaaatgttaaaagtaactataaactgtccaaaatcaaaagaagaaattcagaaaattactataaaatttCCAAGAATGTCGGGAAATTGATTGCAAaaaatgtctatatatatatatatatatatatatatatatatatatatatatatatatatatatatatataaaattttaaagaaaggaaaaaaagaggcaaaaaattgacatcacataaaattgccaaaaatgtccgaaatttgacagaaaggcagaaaaatcaaaaaataaataaattgaaaaacgacaacaaaaatccAATAACGGAAGACGaaagataaaagaaaatgaatgtcaaagtattggatgctgcacaTTTCTCTGTTATGGTACAACACACTTTTttcttcatcacaatgttcaaatgtttggcggctccagacagatttgttgttatttatttggcccaAAATGCCTTTTTTGACAGTAACGATTGTTGAACCCTGGACTAGAATAACTAGTACTCACACACTTTACTCATTGTAACTTTGAAATAGTTattaacaagttttttttttaaacaaaggaatagagaaaatacattttcaaatttaggACCTCTCAACTGTGAATCACTCTGCTAATTAAATCCAGGAAGGTATAAAATAACCAATTTTATTAATATCTTTCAATAGGAATCAATGCTCATAGAAGTTCCACGCCTCAAGAAAATTCCATCAGATTTAACGCCCCACCTGCAGGATCGATTAAGTGGCATCACAGAGGTCCTGACCCGGATCTCTAAGCTGGTGGTTGAGGACCTTGAACGGGCCGTCTGCACTGTTGTGGGTCAGGACATAGAAGGTACTGTGAAACTTGAGCATTCAACTGcccttttttctctccttttttttaatctatgtaTTCAAATGGTTCTCCATCAGGTTCTCCTCAGGAAAAGAGGCCCATTCTGGCTGTGGTTCCCAGTCCAGCTGCTCCGAGCCATTCTGGTGGGAAGGAGGGGCTGAATGCTTGTAAGTCCTCTCTTTAGAatgaacaatttatttatttaccgtgCAGTCAAAAATTGATTGCCCATTTCgatttgattgtattttcacCACATCATCACTAAGTCCTGTCACaccctataataataataataataataataataatattaataataataataataatttcctgaaaatataatataatttgcacttaacttgatcaaaaatgtaataaaacccaataatgtaataatttcaccaataacGTAATATTGTAATAACATGTTTATTGTTTACGATAATGTAATGCCTTATAACATTATTGTAACATATATATTGTATCATATCCCAGTCTTTTTGCGGCATGTAGCACCCTATAATGTAATTATTTGCTGagaattcaattaaatatttatttgtcattgtgcAAATGACATGGTCATAAACAACAATGAGATAACGTTATGAGCACCAAATACTGGGATAGTGTGTTTATAAAGTGCAGAAGTGCATATGGAATGTCTAGAGAAACCCAGAAGAAGTAAAATGCATTAATCATATATCAAAATAATAACAAGCATGGCGAACACAAAAACACGCAAATAGTATAGTATTCTTGTGCAAGTGTAATAacgcctgaaaatgtaataaaatttgcACTTGTACTcgatcaaaaatataataaaacccaataatgtaatattttcaccaataatgtaataatatccTGACTGATATTGTAATAACATGTTTATGATAATGTGATtccttattacattattataacATACTATATTTTATCATATGCCAGTCTTTGCGGGATGTAGCACCCTATAATGTAATTATttgatgaaaatgtaataatgcctgaaaatgtaataaaatttaCCCttgatcaaaaattttataaaaatcaataatgtaataatttcaccaataatttaatttaaaaaaaaaaactgactgatatggcattaacatttttacagGTGATGTAATACTTTATTAAATTATAACATAATATCCCAGAAGTTTATCACTAAATCAATCCATTATGTCAAATAAATGACCTGCGTTTAAATTAGACcgtgttaaaaatacactttggggGTTGAAATCAACATTTGACACCAAAATTCTCAAATTTTTGCCGTGAATGTATATAGTAGTCTTAGAttgtcaaaacacaaaatgtagaaattTGGACTGATTATGAACATATTACATGATCTGTCAAGTTTTACATGATCAGGTTTGAGAAATCAAGAcccacctgaaaatgtaatgaattgatACATTACACAACCTAAACCATCCAACCATTATTACAATATGAgtcaggattattatttttttacattattgggttttattaaatttttgatagagttcagagtaaattttaatttcaggaattctttttttccattatagGATACTGCAAGCCCAACTAACTAAACTGTgcgtaaataaaaacatattctcGTCTTCTTGACTCCAGACAGATGCTTTCTGAAATTTGACCCCAACACAGCCAATGGCAATCTATTATTGTCACAAGAGAACCGGAGAGCGGAGCACCTGACTTCCGGTCTACGTCCCGCCATCGAGCACGAATCTCGTTTTGATCACACTTGGCAGGTGCTGTGCAGCCAAGGTTTCAAACACGGCCAACACTATTGGGAGCTGGAGGTGTCCAAACCTTGGGCCTACCTGGGGGTAGATGCCGACTTCACATATTTCAAGTCGGCTCTGACATATGTTAATGGTGTGACATTCTCCCCAGGTCACCTACAGCACCATCCCCAGAAAAGAGAAAGGTCGCAGGTGCATGCTGGGAATGAACGAAGTCTCGTGGAGCCTGCAGTTGGACGAGAAGCAGAACAACGCCTGGCACAACGGCCGCAAGGAGACCCTAGTGGGATCGTCTCAGCACGTCCGTATCGGCATGCTACTGGACTACGACGCGGGGACGCTCGCCTTCTACGGCGACGGACACGTCAGGCTGCACGCCTTCCACTGTGCCTTCACCCAGGAGGTCTTCCCCGCTTGCTGGATAGGAGAGGGCGTCAGCATCACGCTTTGCTCCACATGAGTGCGTagagcttgttttgctttttattggAGCTGAGAAGTCACATCATCAAGGTTGGAGGAAGCTGAAACCTGTCCTGGTTTTGGGTCAGTGCGCCAGCTGTGTGAACCACTATGCTATCAATGTCCTCTATTATAtcaaatagttgttttttttattccttccaCTATGGAGTGTTTTGTTACAAAGTGACGCACAGTATTGCTGCATGAAATTTCCTTTTAGTCCAACTcccttttataaattatttttttgtaatttaagcgtaactttttgggctttttaaatGTGAACAGTAAGCCGTGTTGCACATGCTCATTTGACagcttttttaaattgatttatttttacttttaaactcatttgctcccaaaaacgtataaatatgttctagtttaaatattaccatgctcccaaagacgtatttatacactttttatgttttttttatgccacacagaaggctttgatgcagactctgaactgaagagaacgcttaaagcaatggtagttattacaaaaacagccagcaggtggcagcagggtataagcgatcaaccagggccatgttgcaaaaagctcttttccccagtgttttaaacagatttgtgaataatgattaaacttagctatattctaatgctaatacaaatatacttttttttcctgatgaaagaagagactctagtctttctttttggtaggttccatgtttttttaacaatagaacacaatattctgtggcccttgcaaaatctgtcgaaatccagtaaaacagccgggagcaaagggggttgcttcagtgaaaatggctggtggTGAATGAGTTTTAGGTAGTGATAGacaaagtgcttcatgaagcttaattttCCTATTACAACTATCAAGCCATCCAAAGTGAAGATTCACAAAAACCCAAAAATCACATTGCAAGTGAAGGAGCTTTGTcactttttatgaattattctgCTTGTTCCGGTAATTCTGTATGAACATTACtcatttttaagtgtaatctgacttgtgttttttttaaggctggCATCTTTAAATTAGCGATAAGTGCTAGCGGAATTTTCACAAGTGTGAGGCCCAAACCGAAGTGCTACAATACCTGCCGTGTTTCAGTTATATGACTGGACTTCTGTCTATTACAGTGGTTTTTAACCTGGGTTTTATTGAACCCCAGGGCTTTAGTGAAACAAAcaaatggtgttccacagggttcaattctggggccgctgccgttttcattgtatctgctgtaCCTGGGtttcatcttaagaaaacagaggTGGGTGTTTTAATGTGCGCTGAGTGAATTCAAgctgaagagagccagatttgatgaaaaggctactctccctgtttattttgttcaccagtaaaccctatgccagcggtctgcaacctgcggctttGAAGCCACATGTGACTTTGTCAGCAAATTTGTAATTTGTCAGAAAGAGATAAAAGGTagataaaacattttgaaaaataaaagaaaacataaaaatgtccaaaaagagcaGAAAATTATCACATAATGtacacaaattattattattaaaaaggcagaaacgAAAATGCTCagaaagtaaccataaaatgttcaaaaacaaaagaaggcagaaaaataccataaaatgtcattggaattgcccccccccccccaattttaaaaaaaaaaaaaaaaactataaaatgtccaaaaacaaaataaaaaataccaaaaaatatcaaatgaacacaaaaacaaaattttcaacaaatttaaaattttaaaagtgagaaaagaaaatgcttaaaaagtgaccacaaaatgtccaaacacaaaagaaatcccccaaattgccaaaaatgtcaaaaaaaaaaggaagaagagaggcaaaaaaattaccataatatatctatactgttttgttcatcacaatgttcaaaggttttgcggttccagacagattttatttgttatttatttacactaaAATGGCTCTATTGACAGTAAAGTTCCCTGACCCCTGCCCTATAACtgtgtcttgaatttgaagagaaattattatttatttattccaataAAGAAGGGCTCTATGAATGTGCATAAGAAAATAAGGGGGTTCagtcactgatctgaatatatgactggatagccgttAGGCCAAGACTTATAaagccgccatattgctccccCCAAGAAACGTTTGtgggcatacgatcctataaatttacagtatcgaaattggagaacatttgtaACAGTACTtcgtagaaacagcatgatttaaggtgttttaaatttgttaaacataaacaaaaagacttcagacattttacaacttgccttaaatacatataaaaatgaCATGCTTAATATtaacaggaggaaacttgtgttttttcttaaagaattaaaactgtaattcaacaaaagattaCTCTTTCAAATCTAATAGTGGACTCTGAaaaactgagcgataaaagaataagtgggtcttcaaagcagcacataccgtccacttattttatttatttttttacttgttaaaaatagtgaccaccatgccaaaccccccacccccgccctatactaactgcttacgagctgtatatgtctaatctgtacgtataccgtatagtttatacagtggtctgctcgcaagatgggaggagcaagatggccgccctgtgacttcaatgGCTTGCACGAGTGTGTATGGGCTATCCAGCCATATATTCACATCAatgggttcagtacctccaacaaggttaagaaccactggtctagTAGGTAAATCAACATTTAACATGTGGcacaaaattttttattttttttttaaaaacaccacatttaaactttaaacAAGATCCATTTAATAAATGCCTACTGGTTGCATTAGCTGTCATTAATAATTGCAAAGCTTCATCATAGTTTCAGCCATGCCTGGGCAAGCACGAGCCCCAAGATCAGCAAAGAACCATTTAACATCCAGTACGCAGATGACTTGAGGAAGTCCAGGCGATCtccacagggatgtgatttgaccaaagtgaaattatctgaaaatttagccgggggtctgggggccgctggcacccagctaggtccagggctcatgggttttctgtgtttttaagtactttcaatgcactcacatgacaaagaaatagacaaaacaacagcataaattttcaatgtatattgaactatcccatataaaatggcagttttagtcaactcaaaatcagtcacattcaaaaacattggactgcctttgcttttaaaaactatcactgagaatatcatcatatctaattaatgtgattactaagttaacacataaataatgttgaggggttcaaatttcatgaacaaataattgtatcatgaccaaatgaaaagtaactcatattagagcataccacaaatgtctttgttatagcagaagatgttatctgtcggagtcatgtgcatacacaatgaactactaaaaaaaaaaaaaaaacgattttttttgggggggggggggggggataaaaaaagcggaattccgcgaattagcggaaaaatcacatccctgtctccAAAAAAAAGACTTCCAATTCAAATTGAGACCATTTGTTAGTCTACGGTAATTTGTGAACTGTCGAAAACTGGTGGCAGCTTTTGGACGACATAAAACATAACAAACATAATCCTTCCTGTCTGTACATCGCTGTGACCCACCTTCCACTGTCTGATCTTAATCCCGGATCATGGGCTCTAATCTATGCGGTCCTCTCATCTGGCGTCATGTGTCAAAAGCAGACAGGATGCCTCCATCCCGACGAGCTATATATTATCTTCTAAATATGTACagttaaatggtaaaaaaataaattacttcaTTTAGCACACAGGATAGAATCGCAGAGCAAATTGTACCATAAAAATTCCGTCATAGCTGGTTGGCGTACAGTACAACATCACATAAATCAGAGCAAAGGTAAGCATCGAGGGAATCTTGCAACAAGATCTTTTATCCAGTTATGAGATCACTTTTCATGTCGCCCAAAGGGTATGTGATGTACGTCATGCGTGTACTGGAATGAGGACAAAGGAATGAGTTGAGAATGAGTTTCGGAAGACAAGAAAAAGAGGGAATGATCCAAACAAATGGAATCGAAATGGTGGTCGACGTAGATGGGAGTCCACGGCAGGCAAAAGTAAAACAGGTCTACTGGTTCTTTTTGTCTTCTGGAGGAGAATACGGGGGAGGCTTAtcctacgcacacacacacaaaaaaattataaatactttTGAGAAGAAGGAAATCAGCAAAACAGAATAAAGTAACCACATGTAGACAGGCAAGATAACAATAGGGTATTACTGTAGAATTATTATCTATTTATCCCCTGAGAAAACTGATATATATTACTGCAGATTATTGTTTGAAAGTTTGTCTGCATTCTGCAAAGCATAACCATATAACTAGGTTTGAAACTAACCATTATTTTAACCGTTAtttaatctgttgattattttcggatttagggctgcttgattatgaagaaaatatgaatcacgattattttggtaataattaaaatcacaattaggaGAATCATtagttttttggtacaaaacaagaaaatgtttaagcgtaaaaaatatatatatattaagacaaataaaattatttgaaatactataattatacaagttccttttggatgaaactaaatttattaaaatagtttatGTATAGTAAAGTTTACataaaaagtaatattaatttttttttaaaaagtgcaaatgtataaatttaaacaactcagaattagcattcttttttgttttgtttacgaTAATACTGATTTTGTaaatgtggagtgtaataattgaaactgtaattaaatttcaattattttcacaGCCCTAATCAGATTAAACAAAAATAGGATAGGACTTTCAAATTgaaagtgcagaaaatgcacaaactaAAGTGATACTTTTTCAATTACTGGTTTTGTCCGTAACATTCATCAGAAAATTGgcacccagaaaaaaaaaaaaaaaagagtaaaagcagatgtttgcaaatgtcttattttgaaggaaaacaaaacaaaacaaagaacatCAATTTGTTTTCATGGAGGAATCGAGACATTGGACAATATTTAAAAGGTTGAAATTCCAAGgatttaaacaattttaaattaaacaagttCCCTAcgcaattaatcgattatcgaAATAATTAGATTGATTATTGATTAGTAGTTGATTAATTGCCGCAACTCTATATGTAACTAtatcagtgcttctcaattatctTTTGCTACACCGCCCCAACTCTCCGCCGCGACTATAAATAGGATCATTTGTCTATACAATTGTGCTAAGTAcgcctctgcagaggagctagTACTTCTTGCGGcagtgccacctactgtagtggatgtgcaattacacattATTCTTGTACAGCAAGAACAATATAATATAGTGCTAATTTCTTTAAAACTCAAGAAaaaattgggggatttttggggaattgggtgAATGGATTgatggcatttctattcattttaatgggaaaattttcattttagatgtTTTAAGTAAGCGatacatttatttaactttGATTTGGCACCACTCTAGTGactggaaaatgaagcttcatgaagcacttgatatttttttactcatcaAGATGATGCGCTTTGTTTATAAATGCAGTTGAAATGTCATctatttccactgcatctttaaaccaagagcattATCTAgagtagtaaaaaaatattgcaagtgcttcatgaagcttcattctTCCCATCACTACTAGTGCTACTGCTCAAATAGTGGGTGTGGTGCTTGACCATTTTCAACTCCAAAATAT
This genomic interval carries:
- the trim65 gene encoding E3 ubiquitin-protein ligase TRIM65 codes for the protein MDSQSSNLICAICLERFHIPVTIQCGHSFCEKCITTHWDTKSMSNIGPDCPICNQKFVTRPTVKRNVSLSLLTEAANSNTGPSCKDCGKEEGGSLLCEQHHKPLVYYCKQDRMSVCCECALRECKNHEKDLLETEKKNQKRLLEKKNEEVMKLIDETKQSINNLTENINQAKETMQQTSNRVTAKFSTMIKILSERQEATERFMEQQKEAAISEATARLSDLEESVQELRASQVKIAALHNFSDTELIKESMLIEVPRLKKIPSDLTPHLQDRLSGITEVLTRISKLVVEDLERAVCTVVGQDIEGSPQEKRPILAVVPSPAAPSHSGGKEGLNAYRCFLKFDPNTANGNLLLSQENRRAEHLTSGLRPAIEHESRFDHTWQVLCSQGFKHGQHYWELEVSKPWAYLGVTYSTIPRKEKGRRCMLGMNEVSWSLQLDEKQNNAWHNGRKETLVGSSQHVRIGMLLDYDAGTLAFYGDGHVRLHAFHCAFTQEVFPACWIGEGVSITLCST